In Gossypium arboreum isolate Shixiya-1 chromosome 3, ASM2569848v2, whole genome shotgun sequence, the sequence TATGAAAAATAAACAAGTGATATAGGCTATTTGTAGAGTTTAGGCTTTgggtagaggtgttcatgggtcaAGTTTGAGTTGAGCCTATATATGATATTAGCGCAGTTTATACTTGCCTAAGCTAGGCCTAACCCAAAATATAGGCCTTAAATTTTGCCCAAAACTATCCATATCTATAAATGGCTAATTAAAACCATTTTAAGCCaacctatattattatttttaaattcttttaaaattatattattttgaatttaatgtttaaaatttttatatgtttttgttttatgaaaattttaaccaTAAACAATTtaactaattttttatatatCTACATTGcactattatatatttaatttaattttatataaattatataatatataaaataaaaatatattctttttaaattctttaaaaagtatattattttaatttaatgtttaaaatttttatatgccttttgttttatgaaaattttaaccaTAGATAAcacattttttatatttacattccaatattatatattttattttttataaattatttaatatataaaataataataaaatatatattacaaaGTAGAAAGCAAGCTTAGTAAGGTCGGGCTTGTGCCTTCAATGTTAAAGCCCAAGCTTGATCAATATTTTAAATGAGCATTCCCAAAGCCCATTTTTTGGTCCTCGTACTTCTTTTTAAAACCTCAGATATTTTTGACAAGCTTTTAAGCTTGGACAAGTAGTCACATTGTTGAATAAGTCTAAATTAGAGTTCCATAAGAATTTCTAAATGAACTTGAAAATTTATAGATTTTGAGGTctattttaattttctattttttaaataaaaataattatttaagattAAGAATCaattaagatttttttttctaatatttCATGAATGTCAATgtctatttaaattttaataaatatgttATTTTGATCACTAAAGATTAAAAAGGAGATTATGTGAAAAATTTAGGCACAAATTTTGATACATATGAATATCAAGGTATCCCTAGGGGTGTAATAGAATCGAGCGGAGCTTAAATATTAGCAAGCTTGAGCTTAACTTGAAATTCATGGCTCGATACTTGGCTCAAGCTTGACTCAAACATTAATTTCTAAGCTTGAAGTCAACTCAAGGCATAATTGAGCTACTAAGTTCaagtttatttattaattttcgtACTCAAGATCGAATTAGAGCTTGACTCGAGACATAATCAAAATACTTAATATTGAGCTTGATTAAgattattttttgatttttgtACTCAAGCTTATATTTAAAGCTATTTCCATAAAAGAGAATAATTTCAtaatataaaaagaaattaaaaaggaaaattttgattAAGGTTACGAATTGATTAAGCCAAATATTATCAATAATTATCCAATCAAAATGCAAATAACTTTGAGCATTAGTATGCTCATTGATACCCTAATAACCAAGCCCTATAAAAATCATATTATAGGAAATAATCCTCTAAAAATAATCGGGAAGAAATATGAATACGTGGCATGCAGTCAGGGATAAAGATAAGATAAGTGACGTAAGACCTTCCAACAATGAAATTGGTTTTCTTTATACCCTCCACACTAAACCAAAACGCAGGAAGTACTGAATCTCTGAAACGCAAATCTCGCTTTCGGAAAATCCTCAAATGGCAGACCAACCGCAGATTTATGAACTCAACAATGGAACCGTGGTTGTTAAGATCACCAACTATGGCTGCACTATCACCTCATTGTCTGTTCCTGACAAAAACGGTATCTCTATTCATATCTTCTTTTTTTCAGAAGAAAATTCCTGAATGCTAAATTATTAATGATCAGTGGGTTTTTCTTGACTCTAAAGGTAAATTAGCCGATGTCGTCCTGGGATTCGACACTGTCGAACCGTACGTGGTAATTCCTGCCTCTCTTTGTTGAATTTGAAAGCTTTTAACTTTGATCTGAATCTTGTCTATTGAGTTGGTATTTTTTGGACGAAGAAGAGAGAACCCATTTCAGCCTTTGGCTTGTCTCTTCAATATCACGTTTGGAATTTTACATTGGCTATGATCCTTTTCTGGCAAGTCGGAAGTAATTTGTGTGACAAATTGATGGCTTGTTGAGTTGAAATATCTCTTTTTAGTCTCCTTCAGTTTTTTGAAATATCTCTTTTTAGTCTCCTTCAGTTTAGAGAATGGGATTTTGGTTCATATTTTGGGGTTaatttttgtgatgtttgatcagAAAGGTGCTTCACCTTATTTTGGATGCATTGTGGGAAGGGTTGCAAACAGGATAAAAAATGGCAAGTTTACTCTTAATGGAACGGAGTACACTTTGCCAATCAACAAGCCTCCAAACAGTCTCCACGGTATACATCTAATATTTCCCATATCTTGAATAATTAAACATTTTTCTCATAATTTTGGATGACTAGAATGAGACTGCAATTACTGGATCAAAACTGATTATCTGCATGCTTGAATTGGTTCTTGAAATTTTGCAGCAGACGATTATTAtgcttcttttattttcttttccatttttttatcTGTATGAGATCAAAAATTGAGAACAATTTTTGAAGTATGCTCTATCTATTAATTTGGGCTGGCTTGGTTCTGTATGTTttctttcttaaaataaaagttaCTTTTTTTTTTCCCGATTTGGTATAAGTTTTTCCATTGTGACCTTTGAGGGCTTAGATTAATTGGAAGAGTTCATGTAAGTCATGTTTATACAATCATTTGCTGCAGACATTCATCTTCTTTAAGTATTGCATGTGTCAAATGCAAATTAGAGAGAACAAATATAGAAGAGCCTAGCCTTGTCAATGGCACAAGGCACACTCTAGGAACCAAATCCCTTTTATTACCTCAGGCGCAAGGCACAAGATAAGTGCACTCCTGAGTGAAGCAAAGCATAAACTGCTTACGTGtctgtttttaaatttaataatttttgcgTATGCTGGTAATGAATAGTTTTGCTGTGGATTGTCCAATTCTGACACCCATTCCGTAAACTAATTTCCCTATTTTTAGTTTTCATGCTTAGACATCTTTTCTGTGAAGATATAAAGCATTCACATTATACATCTGTTCTATAAATATATAAAGCATTCGTATTTCATTCCTTTGTATTAATTCTTTGCTTCTTTCCATTAGGTGGATTCAAGGGTTTTGACAAGAGAATATGGGAGGTAGCAGAATATAAGAAAGGCGACAAACCCTCCATTACTTTTAAATATCGCAGCAGCGATGGTGAGGAGGGTAAGTTCCCACTCTGTCTCTCTTATGGGCACACATATTTCTATTCATCCCTAATATTGCTGTTTTCTTGTTCAAAGGTTACCCGAGTGATGTTTCTGTGACTGCAACCTACACTCTAACTTCAACCATGACAATGAAGCTTGACATGGAAGCAGTGCCCGAGAATAAGGCCACTCCAATTAACTTGGCTCAACATACTTACTGGAACTTAGCAGGCCACAACTCAGGGAACATACTTGACCATACAATTCAGATATGGGCATCAGAAATGACTCCAGTGGACGAGAACACAGTTCCAACTGGAGAAATCAAGCCAATTAAAGGGACTCCTTTTGACTTCACTGCTGAGAAGAAGGTTGGTCTTCAAGTCCATGAGGTAGGTTTGGGATATGACCGTAACTATGTTCTTGGCAGTGGGGAAGAAAAATTGGGTTTGAAACGTGCTGCCAAATTGAAGGACCCATCCAGCTCGAGGGTCCTTAACTTATGGACCAATGCACCTGGGATGCAATTTTACACTGGTAATCACGTGAATGGAGTTGTCGGGAAAGGAGGTGCTGTTTATAATAAGCATGCAGGGTTATGCTTGGAAACGCAGGGATTTCCAAATGCGATAAACCAACCGAACTTCCCATCAGTCGTTGTTCAACCTGGTAGCAAGTACCAGCACACCATGTTGTTTGAGTTTTCAGTTGAGTAAGTTTTTAAAGTCTTTTGAATTTAGATATGGGAATAAGTTTACTGTTGGTTTGCCTAGCTTCAATTTCTGGAAGACCATGGGTTCCTTTTAGTTCCTCTTAATAATATGATGATTGAGTTCCGAGTATTGAAGTGAACTTTTGTAGAGATGAACCATTTATAGTGGTAGATGTTTTGTAATGTTCTTGCCCCATTAGAAAGTGTGGAAATAAATGAGGATATTTTGGGCCATAAAAGGTTCGTAGCGTAAAAAATcttctaaatttttttaaaaaagtaattaagtttgtatttttttgtatttaattgggtatttaatctttcaaaatgcataaaatgtattcaattttttcaaaaaactaaatccttactttttttttttgcactcaattagaTATTTAAACTTCAAAATGTATAAAAAACCTTCAAAATTTATCACAAAAACAATTAAGTTGTTTTTCTTTTGGCACTCAATTGTCAAAGTTCATTAAAAAGTTCATTGATAGTAAATTTTAATAGTTGATCATTAAAGTTAATTGCTTTTAATATTTTTCAGTTAAAGTCACCTCGTGTTACAATCACTACTTCACatgtgataaaaaaataaaaaggttctTTAATCATTAACTTTAACCATTGATCATTAAAATTAATGATcttcattttttaattaaattaatcacgTGTCACAACACAACTTGATATGTtgtaaaaaatgataaaataaaatttaataaatgttATAGAAAATTTATAATATGCTCCTTTTGATATgataatttctataatttttataattcttttacttaattttatatttttatcattttcttacaactttaaaattttttatattttgtaatttttatgatttttataaaattttacaattttattttcttttatgatttttataattctttttactaattttaataaaatttaatatttttataacttttattgatttttatttttttatctttttcacGTATCACACTGTGGATGTGACATGATGATGTCACAAACTAACTaaaatacgacaaaggcaagcgcacatatcgaatggtagtatagctatggtgagtcgggaatatcgtgtccacgaggactaaaagtactagtagttactatctttttattatctaaccaaATAAATTGAAGGGATTTATTTTAACCTAATCTTAACTAACCTAATTATTAAGACGAAATAGAGAATTAATTGGGAAAATAATTGAAGAAAACCGATGAGacagacaatacccaggaaataatccacctagacttcacttattattctaaatttgaattaaacgatttattcacttgtcttgatccgtagaaatctctaacttatgttaatatctctttcgagaataaaaacaattgactctaggttgattaattgaaatctctttctaattaaaactcctattgtcacattaacttgatatatggattcccctattagatttaactctaatccagcagatttatgtcgtcctatttctagcattgcatgcaactccactcaatcaTGCCAGATCTTCTCTTAAACAGGGAGTTTTGctctactgaataagcacatcaatcatgaattgatatcctgaaaacattaaaacatgaaataagaacacataattgagatcaagtacaaatatttatcatgtaattcataaaaatcaaataataagatccgtcttagatTTCATCCTccataggtatttagggaatttagttcatactttgggagaaaaacatctcaaaattaggaaaacaacaaaacataaagaaacccaaaaacatagagagaaattgaatggagatcttcagtcttgaaggagatcctacttCTGAGTTGAATCAGTTGGAGTCTTCGAGTCTTTTCTTCGTTTAGCTCTGCGTGTCCccttaggtcctcttctagtgtgtatttataaactttagaatgcttagaaaccctaaaaattggcttttttcaCGTGTTTGGGAAACAGGGAGTGATATGGGTagaccatgtggctcacacgggtgtgtgcttagCTCGTGTGGGAATGGTCTTGGCTGTGTGGATCCTTAAATCAGCCCGTTTttttcgtttttggcccgttttccgCTCCTTTTGTTCCCctgtgctctcctaagtataaaacatgaaattaaatgattaggaacatcaaattcactaaattaaataataaatcatccaaaaaacgtgtaacaacccgattttaggcctagtaggaatagtggtttaaaaaccacaaaatctgaggttggagaaattattttaatattattttatgtgttatagcatgattatatgagtgtttgaaatttttggtgaattaatttcagtgattgcatgcttaattttgaaaaatgactaaatcgcataaagtgcgaaaattttgttctactagctaaagTGTCAAATAGATATGAaacattaaattagaggtctttattgagtaaatagaccaaaaATTTGTTAGTGGCTGAAGAAGGTGACAAAGAAATTGTAAggtcaaagttaggtgaaatttggtgactaatttgactagaaatataataaaataagaagaAGCTTTCATCTTTTTCGTTCTCTCTTTCTTCTCCACCGATTTTCTCCAAGAAAGAAGgccatgggagcttgaaattttcagcaacttttgACTCTTGCAAGTGAGTAATTTTGATggtcttgatgatttttgtacttttagggcccttgtagcttaagctaactaatgaggggctattttgcaaaatgattacgaaactagggtttttccatgagagtactCATGTTGGTTGTTGAATTTATATAGAATAAAATGAATCATgcttgttaaataaacaactttagtGAAAGGGGTTTTCAAGACAACATCTaaaaagggactattttgtaaaagttacaaaataagtagtaaaagtgtgaaataattggatttGTGAGTTGCAATAAGCTTAAAATAGATTCGaataggcttggttaatgaggaaatttgatgaaacttgatttacgagccttggtgaaaaatcgtaattttgtgaaagtctaaaggcaaaacggtcattttaccaaaatatgtgtaacaccccttacccgtgtccgatgcTGGAACAGCGTACGAGCCATTACTGGACTTAATttttcacaaacatgcaaaaaccgggctacaaaatttcattcgtatcaaacttttcatacacatacatattgTCCCATACACTAtgaagccctaaacatgcattgaaagtagttagggactaaaccgagaaccatagaagttttggaaaacttagaaaaattttccatgacacaaggtcacatgcccgtgtggacacagagacacacccgtgtgccttcgACACGCCTGTgccctcaggccgtgtaactctctgactatgatgttagcgaataaattgaaccacacggccaagccacacgctcgtgtgctaagttcgtgtcctctacacggttgagacacacggccatgtctctgcccgtgtagccaacatttaggctattttcctagcctttaagttacccttaatccttcacatctttatttccatattacacatttaattcatagcCATAACTATTTAGAtttggtcataaaacattcatTATGCACCTTAATACCAATCATGCATGACTTACAAGCACAATCGCATCACAAGCACTAGAACTTAGCATGGATGGATAGATTTACAAACCATAGTCACTATGAGCCACACCTTATGGCCATATATAAGTAACTCAAtgtaagccaatacctttggctaatcCTAGTAATGGTtaacataaaaactaagtccctatacatgctactCACACGAAAACACTTAACATATATAGGTCAATACTTcaaaggtgatggcttgatagtgtgatgttgcctctgatgatctccaaccccgaacTAACTTAAtcactaaagaaaaggaaagtAAGGGAGTAAGCTttgtagcttagtaagaccgtatgaaaaataataagcaattatctACTTGCTCCttaaggtaatacaaccataattgTACTTTTACTTATGCtcaggtcaagctattttctcgagtcatagtcactaaattatttatatctggagctacggaactccaaattaagatccgctaattttccctgagactagactcaatatctacttaccataaaattttaaaaatttttggtctagccaatatgtatagtttattctttaaagttatccCTTTTATGCTATTTGATagttccaacccttcttcactaaaaattaattatctcataatacggtactcggatgatgttcttgtctatttctattgaaaatatactcattaagaattctaagcatataaattataacccacaactatttttttacaattttcaatgattttttcAAATCAAAATGGGGGATTTCGagatcattctgactctatctcacaacaatttaaatatttcataatatgaaacttttttacttacactgtttcttctatatgaaactagactcattaatatttaatttaatattttattcagcctctaaataaatttccacaatttttggtgtattttcaaagtcggactactgctgctgtccaaaactatttagTGTAAAATAATGGTAACTAAGCTTATAACACCTTTACAAtccatttcaaccatcatggtaaaaatacatatcTGTACATCATAAGCATAGAACCATAATCACAAGGTTATCACAatttcattctcataggcataacttacttattTGTATCCTTACCAAAGATGCATCGTTTCATGATTGTTATAGCATTTGAGTTTCGAGTACATACCTATACAAATTCTCGACATAGTAATGCATATTCATGactttaatactcgattgaattATTTGTAAGGTTTCCCATTGAACACTTTGAATATTAATAGATACACGGAAAAGtctcataccaatgccatatctcaagtatggtcttacatggaatctcgcacctaagtgcctcatatgtagccaatgctacctcatatcacatatcacgtATTGCTCACactcgagctaatcacgggcctgttCTCACAAGTTGacagtcaagatgtagctacatagtgctgctcacacaagctgacaggtacccacaacacatgccaagctacctagccactggtaggacatacAAGATTAGCACTCAGATTCACATAAACACATATCACACTTTCACATgggctcataatcacatagttcctaatgatatatcacttgtatcctaaactattcctaaggttcaaatgggatttcctTACTTATCACATCACTATCGAGCTTGCTCGAAGGGTAGCTAGTACAGGTCATAAAACTCATCATAGAATAAGCTTTCATTTCATATCATCTTATCATAATTTATACAATTCAATAAAATCACCATGTTCCATCAACTTTTCAATATATGCATATTCAATCATTCATAACTTATAATGGATATTTGGATTATCAAATATCACATGGTACATGCCTCtatcacatacataacatcatACACATATAATTCAACACAATCGAATTAACATATCAATGTAGTTTTCAATCACAAACCATAATAACATTTTCGTAGGAATTTACTTGTCAAATCCTCGTCAGGTACGTCCGTATAaccaatcatacaatttatgtaataataaataaaatttacaattcaaacataaattttGCATTATTatcatcatacgaacttacctcgagtccAAAACTGCTATTTATTCCttttttagtccataacctcgtactttccaatttaagcctgaatctcgattttcttgatctaaaatgataaaatccaCTACTTTaaatcatcatattaaccaatGCATGTTATAAACCACATTTTTAAAAAATGACCATTTCGCCCTTAGGCTTTcgcaaaaattatgattttacccctaggtttgtaaatcaattttcatcaaatttctttACTAATTAATCCTAGACAAATTCTTTTTACACTATAAATAGCCcaaaattccaattatttcacacatttacaacctattttataaactttacaaaatggtccctttaggtgttttcatgaaaactacttcacaaaaattATTCATTTACCCACCagaactcattttcttccataatatttcagtaaacatctcaaaatatttcatgaaaaaaccctagactttcaatctttttgcaaaatagtcccctcattagctaggttatgctacaagggtctcaaaagtacaaaaattatcaagaaaggccatcaaaatcacttacttgcaagggtgaagagtggctgcaaatttcaagctttcaaaacccctatTTTGCTGGTATTTTCAATGGAGAGAATGAAGGTGAAAAGATGATATcactttctctttattttattttattactagtcTAAACAAGTCACCCCCAACTTTTGACTTTTCTACTCATCTTTGTCTCTATGGCTGACCAAGCCTTTCTTAAAGCCCTATTTGATCTTTAAAGACCTCTTATTTTAGTTCTCTagttatttaac encodes:
- the LOC108461156 gene encoding uncharacterized protein LOC108461156 → MADQPQIYELNNGTVVVKITNYGCTITSLSVPDKNGKLADVVLGFDTVEPYVKGASPYFGCIVGRVANRIKNGKFTLNGTEYTLPINKPPNSLHGGFKGFDKRIWEVAEYKKGDKPSITFKYRSSDGEEGYPSDVSVTATYTLTSTMTMKLDMEAVPENKATPINLAQHTYWNLAGHNSGNILDHTIQIWASEMTPVDENTVPTGEIKPIKGTPFDFTAEKKVGLQVHEVGLGYDRNYVLGSGEEKLGLKRAAKLKDPSSSRVLNLWTNAPGMQFYTGNHVNGVVGKGGAVYNKHAGLCLETQGFPNAINQPNFPSVVVQPGSKYQHTMLFEFSVE